One window of the Flavobacteriaceae bacterium YJPT1-3 genome contains the following:
- a CDS encoding DsrE family protein has translation MKLIHYLPVLFFVFMVSQNLSGQEEPQSGTIITEFGATYPVPAPDLVTNRSLDFFAVFDVSKAPEDPAVVNPYINTVARFLNMHDRAGISNEQLKAALVLHGPAAYGVLNHEEYRKRYGVDNPNLELLQALHQAEVPVILCGQTASSRGIAPNHRLDEVQIALSAMTALIQLQKEGYTLISF, from the coding sequence ATGAAGCTTATTCACTACCTCCCTGTCCTTTTCTTTGTATTCATGGTCTCTCAAAACCTCAGCGGTCAGGAGGAGCCTCAGTCCGGTACTATCATCACGGAATTTGGAGCTACTTACCCCGTTCCTGCTCCCGACCTGGTGACCAATCGATCCCTGGATTTCTTTGCGGTATTTGACGTGTCCAAGGCGCCTGAAGATCCGGCTGTTGTTAATCCTTACATCAATACGGTCGCCCGTTTTCTGAATATGCATGACCGGGCGGGCATCAGCAACGAGCAACTTAAAGCAGCTCTGGTCTTGCATGGCCCCGCAGCCTATGGCGTGTTGAATCACGAAGAATATCGTAAACGCTATGGCGTTGACAATCCCAATCTCGAGTTACTCCAAGCGCTGCACCAGGCCGAAGTCCCTGTTATTCTGTGTGGACAAACAGCGTCCAGCAGAGGCATCGCACCGAACCATCGCTTAGACGAAGTTCAGATCGCGCTCTCGGCAATGACCGCATTAATACAACTACAAAAAGAGGGGTATACCCTCATCTCATTCTAA
- a CDS encoding amidohydrolase — MKSAEKLEDQVIEWRRDIHQNPELSNQEYQTAEKIANHLRSLGIEVQTGVAKTGVVGILKGNRPGKVVALRADIDALPVTERNDLPFKSEVKATFLGTETGVMHACGHDTHTAILMGVAQVLSEHKDKIKGTVKFIFQPAEEGPPPGEEGGAKLMIKEGVLTQPDVDAIFGLHINSATPVGTIRYKPGGTMAAVERFVVNIKGKQTHGSQPWSGVDPIYIAAKIIDGYQSIISRESELIKEAAVITVGKVTAGVRFNIIPESAELIGTVRTLDPGMKELIINRMTEMTQTLAKAYGGSATIEFQNNTSITYNDLALTEQMIPTLKAVAGQQKVELVKATTGGEDFSYFQEKVPGFYFFLGGMTPGNQEAYPHHTPDFFIDEDGLLLGVKTLSQIAVDYLNAP; from the coding sequence ATGAAATCAGCAGAAAAGCTGGAAGATCAAGTCATCGAATGGCGCCGGGATATCCATCAAAATCCGGAGCTCTCCAATCAGGAATACCAAACCGCTGAAAAAATCGCCAATCATCTGCGCAGTCTGGGAATCGAAGTACAGACCGGGGTAGCTAAGACTGGTGTTGTGGGTATCCTGAAAGGGAACCGACCGGGCAAGGTGGTAGCCTTACGGGCTGATATTGATGCGCTACCCGTTACCGAACGTAATGATCTTCCTTTTAAAAGTGAAGTGAAAGCCACCTTTTTAGGAACCGAAACGGGGGTCATGCACGCCTGTGGTCACGATACCCACACGGCTATCCTGATGGGAGTAGCTCAGGTATTGTCTGAGCATAAAGACAAGATCAAAGGCACGGTAAAATTCATCTTCCAACCCGCTGAGGAAGGACCGCCACCCGGAGAAGAAGGCGGAGCTAAGTTGATGATCAAAGAAGGGGTACTGACCCAGCCTGACGTCGATGCAATTTTTGGACTGCACATCAATTCAGCGACACCCGTAGGCACGATTCGCTACAAACCGGGTGGCACCATGGCCGCCGTGGAGCGCTTTGTAGTCAACATCAAAGGAAAACAAACCCACGGGTCTCAGCCCTGGTCGGGTGTTGATCCTATTTATATCGCTGCTAAGATCATTGATGGCTACCAAAGCATCATCAGCCGGGAATCAGAATTGATCAAAGAAGCCGCGGTCATTACCGTAGGAAAGGTAACCGCCGGAGTACGATTCAATATCATTCCGGAATCGGCAGAACTTATTGGTACGGTGCGCACGCTAGATCCTGGTATGAAGGAATTGATCATCAATCGCATGACCGAAATGACACAAACCCTGGCTAAGGCCTACGGGGGTTCAGCCACTATTGAATTCCAGAATAACACCTCCATCACTTATAATGACCTGGCCCTGACCGAGCAAATGATCCCAACCCTAAAGGCGGTTGCCGGGCAGCAAAAGGTAGAATTGGTCAAAGCAACCACCGGAGGCGAAGACTTCTCGTATTTTCAGGAGAAAGTCCCTGGCTTTTATTTCTTTTTGGGCGGAATGACGCCCGGAAATCAGGAGGCCTATCCGCACCATACTCCGGATTTCTTTATTGATGAAGACGGACTCCTTCTAGGGGTAAAGACCCTCTCGCAGATTGCCGTAGATTATCTTAACGCTCCCTAA
- a CDS encoding amidohydrolase codes for MKFVLVTLAALSSLPLFAQAQVALDIEKVAPKVIEWRRDFHQHPELSNREFKTAEKIAEHLKGLGLEVKTGVAKTGVVALIPGQRPGKVLALRADIDALPVTERVDLPFKSEVKTTFRGQETGVMHACGHDTHIAILMGVAEVLSRNNDFAGTVKLIFQPAEEGAPPGEEGGAKLMVQEQVLQNPKVDAIFGLHIDAQNDVGTLSYKPGGIMAASQSFEIYVNGKQSHGSTPWTGIDPIMASVKIIDGLQTIISREAPLTQEAAVLSIGKISSGIRSNIIPEKAHIVGTLRTLDYDMQELINRRMREMVPAIAKAYKAEATIMISEGYPITYNDPELTEQMLPSLKKTAGAEQVKLIKAITGAEDFSFFSKEVPGFYFFLGGKPVDVPEAESAPHHTPDFYIDESGLLLGVETLVQMTYDYLGG; via the coding sequence ATGAAGTTTGTATTGGTTACCCTGGCAGCTCTGAGCTCGTTGCCTCTTTTCGCGCAAGCTCAAGTAGCACTGGATATTGAAAAAGTAGCACCCAAGGTTATCGAATGGCGCCGCGACTTTCATCAACATCCGGAACTGTCCAATCGAGAATTTAAAACCGCTGAGAAAATTGCGGAGCATTTAAAAGGTCTCGGACTGGAAGTGAAAACCGGGGTGGCCAAGACCGGCGTCGTTGCGCTCATTCCTGGACAACGACCCGGGAAGGTATTGGCCTTGAGAGCCGATATTGATGCTCTACCCGTCACCGAACGCGTGGACCTCCCCTTTAAAAGTGAAGTTAAAACCACCTTTCGCGGACAAGAGACTGGCGTCATGCATGCCTGTGGTCACGACACCCACATTGCCATTTTGATGGGTGTGGCAGAAGTGCTTTCGCGAAATAATGATTTTGCGGGCACCGTGAAGCTCATCTTTCAACCGGCCGAAGAAGGAGCGCCTCCCGGTGAGGAAGGAGGAGCCAAACTGATGGTTCAGGAGCAAGTGCTTCAAAATCCTAAGGTGGACGCCATTTTCGGATTGCATATTGACGCGCAGAACGATGTGGGCACACTGAGCTACAAACCCGGTGGCATTATGGCAGCTTCCCAAAGTTTTGAGATTTATGTCAATGGCAAGCAAAGTCACGGCTCAACGCCCTGGACCGGTATTGATCCCATCATGGCCAGTGTTAAGATCATTGATGGCCTACAAACCATCATCAGTCGGGAGGCTCCGCTTACTCAGGAAGCTGCAGTGCTATCCATTGGAAAAATAAGCAGTGGAATACGGAGTAATATCATTCCTGAAAAAGCACACATAGTGGGTACCCTTCGGACGCTGGATTACGATATGCAGGAGTTGATCAACAGGCGTATGCGTGAGATGGTTCCGGCCATCGCCAAAGCCTATAAAGCCGAAGCGACGATCATGATTTCAGAGGGCTATCCCATCACCTACAATGATCCGGAGCTGACCGAACAAATGCTTCCCAGCCTAAAAAAGACGGCCGGTGCAGAGCAGGTCAAATTGATCAAAGCCATCACCGGCGCTGAAGATTTTTCCTTTTTTAGCAAGGAAGTCCCCGGCTTCTACTTTTTCCTGGGCGGCAAACCGGTAGATGTACCGGAAGCGGAATCAGCGCCTCACCACACCCCCGACTTTTACATTGACGAAAGCGGATTGCTCTTAGGGGTAGAGACCTTGGTGCAGATGACTTATGATTATTTAGGCGGGTGA
- a CDS encoding FMN-binding glutamate synthase family protein — protein sequence MDSILQVLSSIPWWAWVLIVLLIIAIRDIFFNKEHIITHNFPILGHIRYMLETIGPELRQYIVANNREELPFNRIERGWIYASAKNENNYEGFGTDRDIKESQYVFINNAMMPYRVTDDHPNAKDPYFLACAKIMGEGRRARPYRPSSIINVSAMSYGSLSAKAIEALNRGCAMAHAYHNTGEGGLSPYHKTGSDVVFHFGTGYFGVRTEDGNFSMEKMKKLVEEHPQVRAIEVKLSQGAKPGKGGVLPGSKITKEIAEIRGVEPGKDVLSPPTHKAFTNVPEMVDFVEAIADETGLPVGIKAAIGKLEQWEELASLMAATNRGPDFITVDGGEGGTGAAPPSFADHVALPWVFGFSDVYQIFKKHGLTDRVVFIGSGKLGFPARAAMAFSMGADLINVAREAMMSIGCIQAKKCHDNTCPTGIATQNKWLQAGIHIPDKAKRAHYYFKNFKKELLEITHACGYEHPCQFTMDDVDVNLGDKSGTQTLSSVYGYDKVPVAFESVQKIQDCATLGGQYKKQEVADAIDAKDVRY from the coding sequence ATGGATAGTATTCTTCAGGTTTTAAGCAGTATTCCCTGGTGGGCCTGGGTCCTGATCGTCCTGCTCATCATCGCCATACGCGATATTTTTTTCAACAAAGAACACATCATCACCCACAATTTTCCCATCCTGGGGCATATTCGGTATATGCTGGAGACCATAGGCCCCGAGCTGAGGCAATACATCGTAGCCAATAACCGTGAAGAATTACCATTCAATCGCATTGAGCGCGGCTGGATCTATGCTTCCGCGAAAAATGAAAACAATTACGAAGGTTTTGGTACGGACCGGGACATCAAAGAGTCACAGTACGTTTTTATCAATAATGCCATGATGCCTTACCGGGTCACGGATGATCATCCCAATGCCAAAGACCCTTATTTTTTGGCCTGCGCCAAGATTATGGGCGAGGGACGAAGAGCCCGGCCATACCGACCCAGTTCGATCATCAATGTTTCAGCCATGAGTTATGGTTCGCTTTCCGCGAAAGCGATAGAAGCCTTGAATCGAGGCTGTGCGATGGCTCATGCTTACCACAATACCGGTGAAGGCGGTCTCTCCCCCTACCATAAAACCGGCAGCGATGTGGTGTTTCATTTTGGCACCGGCTATTTTGGAGTCCGTACCGAAGACGGTAACTTCTCTATGGAGAAAATGAAAAAGCTCGTGGAGGAGCACCCGCAAGTGCGTGCCATAGAGGTGAAACTCTCCCAGGGCGCCAAGCCCGGAAAAGGCGGAGTGCTGCCCGGATCTAAGATCACCAAAGAAATTGCGGAAATAAGAGGTGTGGAGCCGGGAAAAGATGTGCTCTCCCCTCCTACGCATAAAGCATTTACTAATGTTCCCGAAATGGTCGACTTTGTGGAAGCGATCGCAGACGAGACTGGACTCCCGGTGGGGATCAAAGCAGCCATCGGCAAATTGGAGCAATGGGAAGAATTGGCGTCTTTAATGGCCGCCACCAACAGAGGCCCTGATTTCATCACGGTGGATGGTGGTGAAGGAGGAACCGGTGCAGCGCCCCCCAGCTTTGCCGATCATGTGGCCCTCCCCTGGGTATTTGGGTTTAGCGATGTCTATCAGATCTTTAAAAAACACGGCCTTACCGATCGTGTCGTCTTTATTGGCAGTGGTAAACTGGGTTTTCCCGCGCGTGCAGCTATGGCCTTTTCTATGGGCGCCGATCTGATCAATGTAGCACGCGAGGCTATGATGAGTATTGGATGCATTCAAGCCAAGAAATGCCATGATAATACCTGTCCTACCGGGATCGCTACTCAAAATAAATGGCTGCAGGCCGGAATTCATATCCCGGATAAAGCCAAACGCGCCCACTACTACTTTAAAAATTTCAAAAAAGAACTATTAGAGATCACCCACGCCTGTGGTTATGAGCATCCCTGTCAGTTCACTATGGACGATGTGGATGTCAATCTGGGCGATAAAAGCGGAACACAGACCCTGTCCAGCGTGTATGGCTACGATAAGGTACCCGTTGCTTTTGAAAGTGTGCAAAAAATTCAGGATTGTGCTACCTTAGGCGGCCAGTACAAAAAGCAAGAGGTCGCTGACGCTATTGACGCGAAGGACGTCCGTTATTAA
- a CDS encoding patatin-like phospholipase family protein translates to MKALVVSGGGSKGAYAGGVAQYLIEEQKRNYDLFLGTSTGSLLVTQLANNNIERAYTMYTQVNQSTIFNVNPFNVRKKGNREFVSINFRNTLWQFIKKKRTFGESKNLLRNIRRNLTQEEFERIKRGSKDVVVTVSNLTRNIVEYKSMSDWDYNDFCEWIWISCNYVPFMSLVTKNGCEYADGGFGCIVPIREAIRRGATEVDAIILESENMEHNKVLGKNPFALMTNLFGFLMDQVEYHDVVVGKLAAINKDVPLNLYYTPSKLTENSLIFNKKLMTNWWQQGWDYARDKHQHAEENKLRDKTA, encoded by the coding sequence ATGAAAGCGCTTGTGGTCTCAGGAGGAGGGAGTAAGGGAGCCTACGCCGGTGGAGTAGCCCAATACCTCATTGAAGAACAAAAACGCAATTACGATCTGTTTTTGGGGACCTCCACGGGAAGTTTGCTGGTTACTCAATTGGCCAACAACAACATTGAACGGGCCTATACCATGTATACTCAAGTCAATCAAAGCACCATCTTTAATGTCAATCCGTTTAATGTTAGGAAAAAAGGGAATCGAGAATTTGTCTCCATAAACTTTAGGAATACCCTATGGCAGTTCATCAAGAAGAAGCGCACCTTTGGAGAGAGCAAGAACTTGCTCCGTAATATTCGGCGTAATCTGACCCAAGAGGAGTTTGAACGCATCAAACGCGGATCTAAAGATGTGGTGGTCACCGTCTCTAACCTGACCCGAAATATTGTCGAATACAAAAGCATGAGCGACTGGGATTACAATGATTTTTGTGAATGGATCTGGATCTCGTGCAACTACGTCCCCTTTATGAGTCTGGTGACCAAGAACGGCTGTGAGTATGCTGACGGCGGTTTTGGTTGTATCGTTCCCATTCGCGAGGCCATTCGCCGTGGCGCTACTGAAGTCGATGCCATTATTCTGGAATCGGAGAATATGGAGCACAATAAAGTCCTTGGGAAAAATCCATTTGCCCTAATGACCAATCTCTTTGGATTTTTAATGGACCAGGTGGAGTACCACGATGTGGTGGTTGGAAAACTGGCGGCTATCAATAAAGATGTGCCGTTAAATCTATATTATACGCCTTCCAAACTCACGGAGAACAGCCTGATCTTCAATAAAAAATTGATGACCAATTGGTGGCAGCAGGGTTGGGACTACGCCCGGGATAAGCATCAGCATGCCGAAGAGAATAAGCTACGCGATAAGACGGCCTGA